The Candidatus Amarolinea dominans genome has a segment encoding these proteins:
- the metF gene encoding methylenetetrahydrofolate reductase [NAD(P)H] — protein sequence MTQFKDIYAGRKPALSVEIFPPKTEQSWANLQTELTHLVAHRPAFVSVTYGAGGSTRPKTLELVEMIHTRFQVMSVPHFTCVGSSRDDVRDYVDRVLAQGVRNLVALRGDPPQGDAQFAPVPDGFRYANDLVAFIKGYTAELDIAVAGYPEGHVECRHLVQDVENLKRKVDAGASVVLTQLFYGNADFLRFRDEATRAGIKAPIVPGIMPITRFSQIQRITSLCGAHIPDALSAALLRHEDGSPAQQAAGIEYTIEQCRELLDHGVPGLHVFTLNNNHATSRLVDALGSYFD from the coding sequence ATGACGCAGTTCAAGGACATCTACGCGGGTCGCAAACCGGCCCTCTCGGTTGAGATTTTTCCGCCCAAGACAGAGCAGAGTTGGGCGAACCTGCAGACCGAGCTGACGCACCTGGTGGCGCACCGGCCGGCGTTCGTTTCGGTGACTTACGGCGCGGGCGGTTCGACCCGCCCGAAAACGTTGGAGCTGGTCGAGATGATCCATACGCGTTTCCAGGTGATGAGCGTGCCCCACTTCACCTGCGTTGGCTCCTCGCGTGACGATGTGCGCGACTATGTGGATCGCGTACTGGCGCAGGGCGTGCGTAACCTGGTGGCGCTGCGCGGTGATCCGCCGCAGGGGGACGCGCAGTTTGCGCCTGTGCCCGACGGTTTTCGCTATGCCAACGACCTGGTGGCGTTTATCAAGGGCTATACCGCTGAACTGGACATTGCGGTGGCCGGCTACCCGGAGGGGCATGTCGAGTGCCGCCATTTAGTGCAGGATGTGGAAAACTTGAAGCGCAAGGTTGATGCCGGCGCGTCAGTGGTGTTGACGCAGCTCTTCTATGGCAATGCCGACTTCTTGCGCTTTCGCGACGAGGCCACGCGCGCGGGGATCAAGGCGCCTATCGTTCCGGGGATCATGCCCATTACCAGGTTTTCGCAGATTCAACGCATCACCTCTCTGTGCGGGGCGCACATCCCCGATGCGTTGAGTGCGGCGTTGCTGCGCCATGAGGACGGCAGCCCCGCGCAGCAAGCAGCCGGCATCGAGTATACCATCGAGCAGTGTCGCGAACTCCTGGATCATGGCGTGCCTGGCCTGCATGTGTTCACCTTGAACAACAACCACGCCACCTCGCGGCTGGTTGATGCGCTGGGGTCCTACTTCGACTGA
- a CDS encoding CDP-alcohol phosphatidyltransferase family protein encodes MSLIEGDTIAIRNSRKVAAWGVHLFTASGVAWGFLALLAIQNHDWLLTFLWMAIAVAVDSLDGTLARRLQVKGALPGFDGALLDNVVDYLTYVVVPAFFLVEADLFPPQLATTGAVLILLASAYQFCQADAKTEDHFFTGFPSYWNVVVLYLFLWGLSPQVNLAIVIVLVILVFVPVRYIYPSRTQAYRHVTLAVLSVWGVLTVAALAQHPRVAPWVMLGSMLCISYYVALSLYLSVGAGRRRQLQSK; translated from the coding sequence ATGTCGCTAATCGAGGGAGATACGATCGCCATTCGCAACAGCCGCAAGGTTGCCGCGTGGGGCGTTCATCTGTTCACTGCCAGTGGCGTCGCCTGGGGCTTCCTGGCCCTGCTGGCCATTCAGAATCATGATTGGCTCTTGACGTTTCTGTGGATGGCCATTGCCGTCGCGGTTGACAGCCTGGATGGCACCCTGGCGCGGCGGCTGCAAGTCAAGGGCGCGCTGCCGGGCTTCGACGGTGCGCTGTTGGACAACGTGGTTGACTATCTGACGTACGTGGTGGTGCCGGCCTTCTTTTTGGTTGAAGCGGATCTATTCCCACCCCAGCTGGCCACGACGGGCGCGGTGCTGATCTTGCTGGCCTCCGCTTATCAGTTCTGCCAGGCCGACGCAAAGACCGAAGACCATTTCTTCACCGGATTTCCCTCCTACTGGAACGTCGTCGTGCTCTATCTGTTTCTGTGGGGTCTCAGCCCGCAGGTCAACCTGGCGATCGTGATCGTTTTGGTCATCCTGGTCTTTGTGCCGGTGCGCTATATTTATCCGTCACGCACGCAGGCCTATCGGCACGTAACGTTGGCAGTGCTTTCCGTGTGGGGTGTTTTGACCGTTGCCGCCCTGGCGCAGCATCCGCGTGTGGCCCCCTGGGTCATGCTCGGCTCGATGCTGTGCATCAGCTATTACGTGGCCCTCAGCCTCTACCTGTCCGTTGGGGCCGGCCGGCGGCGCCAGCTTCAGTCGAAGTAG
- the corA gene encoding magnesium/cobalt transporter CorA translates to MLTIKALCQGEFSTYSNSEQIGDLIARSDALVWIDMVAPTAADRQVLHTHFNFHPLALEDIEHRHQRPKIEVYGHHYFIVVYGANLNADLESIGLREIAIFLGKNYVVTVHAEPAPELQAALERWEHSTESVGSDLGAVLYAIMDGLVDEYFPLIDAVAERVDVLEEKIFERFNRDALNDIFTLKKDLLALRRVVGPQRDVFNVLMRRDPPILPAGSVIYFQDVYDHTVRVLDSIDIYRDLLSSALDAYLSVQSNALNEVMRRLTVISTIFLPLTFLSGFFGMNFESLPFHEPLAFWFSIGIMVLTPIAMVLWFRSQGLSD, encoded by the coding sequence ATGCTTACGATCAAGGCCTTGTGTCAGGGTGAATTTTCCACCTATTCGAACTCCGAACAGATCGGAGATCTCATTGCGCGCTCGGACGCGCTGGTTTGGATAGACATGGTCGCGCCGACGGCGGCGGATCGCCAGGTGCTGCACACGCATTTCAACTTTCACCCGCTGGCCCTGGAAGACATCGAGCATCGCCATCAACGCCCGAAGATCGAGGTTTACGGCCACCATTACTTTATCGTCGTCTACGGCGCGAACCTGAATGCGGATCTGGAGAGCATTGGGTTACGCGAGATCGCCATCTTCCTGGGCAAGAACTACGTCGTGACGGTCCATGCCGAGCCGGCGCCTGAGCTACAAGCCGCGCTGGAGCGCTGGGAACACAGCACCGAGTCTGTCGGTTCGGACCTGGGGGCGGTGTTGTACGCCATTATGGACGGGTTGGTGGATGAGTATTTCCCGCTGATTGACGCCGTGGCCGAACGTGTAGATGTGCTGGAGGAGAAGATCTTCGAGCGTTTCAACCGTGATGCACTCAACGACATTTTCACGCTGAAGAAGGACCTGCTGGCGCTGCGGCGAGTGGTGGGGCCTCAGCGCGATGTCTTCAACGTGTTGATGCGCCGCGACCCGCCCATCTTGCCAGCCGGTTCCGTTATCTATTTCCAGGATGTGTACGATCACACCGTCCGTGTCCTGGACAGCATTGACATCTATCGTGATCTGCTTTCAAGCGCGCTGGATGCCTATTTGTCGGTACAGAGCAACGCCTTGAATGAAGTCATGCGCCGTCTGACCGTGATTTCGACCATCTTCTTGCCGCTCACCTTCTTGAGCGGCTTCTTCGGCATGAACTTCGAAAGCCTGCCGTTTCATGAGCCGCTGGCGTTTTGGTTCAGTATCGGCATCATGGTGTTGACGCCGATCGCCATGGTCCTCTGGTTTCGTTCACAAGGACTCAGCGACTAA
- a CDS encoding MFS transporter, which translates to MSAYVLRHYRYNFAVNVLDGGFFVFGVGFASWVTVFPLFVSHLTDSALLIGLIPAVHTVFWQLPQVFTARAVASRARLKPAVVTLTIVERFPYVLFGVLALQLARLSSTQALIITFALLTLQGLGAGLTANFWQTMISRTMPPTRWGLFFGTQAAFGSLLGTGSAVAAGWILNDQPYPINFAVCFFLCAAAMSVSWVFLAATREPPDTDTPPAMSALTFRRQLWTILRVDGNFRWYLIGRWLQSIVVIPSAFVTVYAVKRFNADPALLGLLTGSLMVTQMVANPLMGMLGDRWGHRQAMIAGTVAAVIVPIVALQAPTVGWLFVIFVLTGISSVCFWLVGITFTLQFGSAKDRPAYVGLANTLTAPSGVLAPLLGGWAIDASGYPAMFILALVGGILAVAVLALAVHDPHQAPVSVPVEA; encoded by the coding sequence ATGTCAGCCTACGTGCTACGCCATTATCGCTATAACTTCGCCGTCAATGTGCTGGATGGCGGCTTTTTTGTGTTCGGTGTCGGCTTTGCCTCCTGGGTCACCGTTTTTCCCCTTTTCGTCAGTCACTTGACCGATTCGGCTCTGCTCATCGGTCTCATTCCGGCGGTCCACACCGTGTTTTGGCAGTTACCCCAGGTGTTCACGGCGCGCGCCGTGGCCTCACGTGCGCGGCTGAAGCCCGCGGTTGTGACCCTGACTATCGTTGAGCGCTTTCCGTATGTCCTCTTCGGCGTTCTGGCCCTGCAACTGGCGCGCTTGAGTTCCACCCAGGCCCTGATCATCACGTTTGCCCTTTTGACGCTTCAGGGTTTGGGCGCCGGCCTGACGGCTAACTTCTGGCAGACCATGATCAGCCGCACCATGCCCCCCACACGCTGGGGCCTGTTCTTCGGCACGCAGGCCGCGTTTGGCTCGTTGTTGGGCACCGGCAGCGCGGTCGCGGCCGGATGGATTCTCAACGATCAGCCCTACCCGATCAATTTTGCCGTCTGTTTCTTTTTGTGCGCCGCGGCCATGAGCGTCTCCTGGGTCTTTCTGGCCGCTACCCGCGAACCGCCGGACACGGACACCCCGCCGGCCATGAGTGCGCTCACTTTCCGCCGCCAGTTGTGGACCATCCTGCGCGTGGATGGCAATTTCCGCTGGTACCTGATCGGTCGGTGGCTACAAAGCATCGTCGTCATTCCCAGTGCTTTCGTCACGGTCTACGCGGTCAAGCGATTCAACGCGGACCCTGCGCTCTTGGGCCTTTTAACCGGCAGCCTGATGGTGACGCAGATGGTTGCCAACCCGCTGATGGGCATGCTCGGAGATCGCTGGGGGCACCGTCAGGCCATGATCGCCGGCACCGTGGCGGCCGTCATCGTGCCGATAGTCGCCTTGCAGGCCCCCACGGTGGGCTGGCTGTTTGTGATCTTTGTGCTCACCGGCATCAGCAGTGTCTGCTTCTGGCTCGTCGGCATCACCTTTACGCTCCAATTCGGCAGTGCGAAGGATCGTCCGGCCTACGTGGGCCTGGCTAACACCTTGACCGCACCTTCCGGGGTGCTGGCGCCGCTGCTGGGCGGCTGGGCCATTGACGCTTCGGGCTACCCGGCCATGTTCATCCTGGCGCTCGTGGGCGGCATTTTGGCCGTGGCCGTCCTGGCCCTGGCCGTGCATGACCCACACCAGGCGCCAGTCAGTGTGCCCGTGGAGGCGTAG
- a CDS encoding histidine phosphatase family protein has translation MSFNQHSQIVYLIRHATPDWADHTIPYDTPPGPALTAQGRQEAHLLAAHMAGAGIGRLFSSEMARAQQTADILGQRLSLPVEIDPGLIEIPRGESREALEQRMLALWQRRVLDAMPTQPLALVSHGGPIEVLLRTVVYPPLDLLPFKQRFDRQNPLPPAGAWELTRQADDTWQATLLFHPLAVEQVRV, from the coding sequence ATGTCATTCAATCAACATTCACAAATCGTCTACTTGATTCGCCACGCGACCCCTGACTGGGCCGACCACACCATTCCGTATGACACGCCGCCTGGCCCGGCATTGACGGCGCAGGGACGGCAGGAGGCGCATCTGCTGGCCGCGCACATGGCCGGCGCCGGCATCGGCCGGCTTTTCTCATCTGAGATGGCCCGCGCCCAGCAAACGGCAGACATCCTGGGCCAGCGCTTGTCGCTGCCGGTTGAAATTGACCCAGGATTGATCGAGATTCCGCGCGGCGAAAGCCGTGAAGCCCTGGAACAGCGGATGCTGGCCCTTTGGCAGCGTCGCGTCCTGGATGCCATGCCTACGCAACCGCTGGCGCTGGTTTCCCATGGCGGCCCCATCGAGGTGCTGTTGCGCACCGTGGTGTACCCACCCCTCGACTTGCTGCCTTTCAAGCAGCGCTTCGATCGCCAGAACCCGCTCCCGCCGGCCGGCGCCTGGGAACTCACGCGGCAGGCGGATGATACCTGGCAGGCGACCCTCCTCTTTCATCCCCTGGCCGTTGAGCAGGTCAGGGTGTAG
- a CDS encoding alpha/beta fold hydrolase, protein MRAMINGFEMAFGDEGEGLAVVLIHGYPLQRAIWAPQVEASKTRFRVITPDLRGFGESEVTAGPYTMEMLAADVHALLQQRGVRSAVIGGHSMGGYVALAFARQFPEMLRGLILVNTRAGADSPAGKANRQAAAAVARQQGALAVADDMLPKLLAPATFQQQPQLVAHVHRLMAAAPVEALANAQLGMATRGASQDVLEGLFLPVLVITGADDKLIPPAESEAMARTVPGARLVVLEDVGHLASLEAPAAFNTALWEFLTVQVA, encoded by the coding sequence ATGCGAGCTATGATCAATGGATTCGAGATGGCGTTTGGTGACGAGGGAGAGGGATTGGCGGTGGTGTTGATTCACGGCTATCCGTTGCAGCGCGCGATTTGGGCGCCGCAGGTGGAGGCTTCGAAGACACGCTTTCGGGTCATCACCCCGGATCTGCGGGGTTTTGGCGAATCAGAAGTGACGGCAGGGCCGTACACGATGGAGATGCTGGCGGCCGACGTGCATGCGCTGCTGCAACAGCGGGGTGTCCGCAGCGCGGTCATCGGCGGCCATTCCATGGGCGGCTATGTGGCCCTGGCCTTTGCCCGTCAGTTCCCGGAGATGCTGCGCGGGCTGATCCTGGTCAACACACGGGCGGGCGCAGACAGCCCGGCAGGCAAGGCCAATCGGCAGGCGGCCGCGGCTGTCGCCAGGCAACAGGGCGCGCTTGCCGTGGCGGATGACATGCTGCCCAAGCTCCTGGCGCCGGCCACGTTTCAGCAGCAGCCGCAGCTCGTGGCTCACGTACACAGGCTGATGGCAGCCGCGCCGGTCGAGGCGCTGGCCAACGCGCAGCTTGGCATGGCCACACGCGGCGCCAGTCAGGACGTGTTGGAAGGGCTTTTCTTGCCGGTGCTGGTGATCACCGGCGCGGATGACAAGCTGATCCCGCCGGCAGAATCGGAAGCGATGGCGCGCACCGTGCCGGGCGCCCGCCTGGTCGTTCTGGAAGACGTCGGGCATCTCGCCAGCCTGGAAGCGCCGGCCGCGTTCAATACGGCCTTGTGGGAGTTTTTGACCGTGCAAGTGGCGTAG
- a CDS encoding MFS transporter, with amino-acid sequence MTPKRQFKIGLILLAYIAFISLGLPDGLLGVAWPSMRADFALPLDALGMLLVASTAGYLTSSFFSGRIMARMGVGGLLAASCAATGGSLLGYTLAPSWWAMIPLGVGAGLGAGAIDAGLNTYIASHHGESLMQWLHASFGVGITLGPIIMTTGLNLFGAWRVGYVVVGVAQLALAGCFAVTASLWRQNGTAGEADAPMRLTDFQTPLRETLRQRGAWLSILMFFIYTGIEVTLGLWAYTLLTESRGIAPAIAGLWAGSYWGTFTVGRVMAGLYAPRVGANRLVQISLLGALVGALLLWWNPAQAVSLFGVGLVGFAVAPIFPALVSGTSGRVSMRHAANTIGMQISAAGLGAALLPTVAGSLARYTSLEAIPVYLATLIVTLIVLHHQSTR; translated from the coding sequence ATGACACCCAAACGACAATTCAAAATTGGCCTGATCCTGCTGGCCTACATCGCGTTCATCTCCCTCGGTCTGCCTGACGGGCTGCTAGGGGTGGCCTGGCCCTCGATGCGTGCGGACTTCGCGCTACCGCTGGACGCGCTGGGCATGCTGCTCGTGGCGTCCACCGCCGGCTATCTCACCTCGAGCTTCTTCAGCGGCCGCATCATGGCGCGGATGGGCGTCGGCGGGCTGCTGGCCGCAAGCTGTGCGGCGACGGGCGGCAGTCTGCTGGGCTACACCCTGGCGCCCTCGTGGTGGGCGATGATTCCACTCGGCGTGGGCGCGGGGCTGGGCGCGGGCGCGATTGATGCCGGCCTCAATACCTACATCGCCTCCCACCATGGCGAAAGCCTGATGCAGTGGCTCCATGCCAGTTTCGGCGTCGGCATCACGCTCGGCCCGATCATCATGACCACCGGCTTGAATCTGTTCGGCGCCTGGCGCGTGGGCTATGTCGTAGTCGGCGTGGCCCAACTGGCGCTGGCGGGCTGCTTTGCGGTCACGGCGTCGCTGTGGCGGCAGAACGGGACCGCCGGAGAGGCCGATGCCCCCATGCGCCTGACAGACTTTCAGACGCCTCTGCGCGAAACGCTGCGCCAGCGGGGCGCGTGGCTCAGTATCCTGATGTTTTTCATCTACACCGGCATCGAGGTCACCCTGGGGCTGTGGGCGTACACGCTGTTGACCGAGTCGCGCGGCATTGCGCCGGCGATCGCGGGCCTGTGGGCCGGCAGCTATTGGGGCACGTTCACCGTGGGTCGCGTCATGGCCGGGCTGTACGCGCCGCGGGTGGGCGCCAACAGGCTCGTCCAGATCAGTCTGTTGGGGGCGCTGGTCGGCGCGCTGCTCTTGTGGTGGAATCCCGCGCAGGCGGTGAGCCTGTTCGGCGTCGGGCTGGTCGGCTTTGCTGTGGCGCCCATCTTCCCCGCGCTGGTGTCCGGCACGAGCGGCCGCGTCAGCATGCGCCATGCGGCCAACACCATCGGCATGCAGATCAGCGCGGCCGGCCTGGGCGCCGCGCTGCTGCCCACGGTCGCGGGCAGCCTGGCGCGCTACACCTCGTTGGAGGCGATCCCCGTCTACCTGGCAACGCTGATTGTCACCCTCATCGTGCTGCACCACCAGTCAACGCGCTAG
- a CDS encoding type II toxin-antitoxin system VapC family toxin → MNLLLDTQALLWFVLDDPRLSGRARESIVATDGLIFVSPASLWEIAIKISLGKYALPAPFAAFWDDQLLTNNFTLLSISMSHTARVVDLPFHHRDPFDRLIIAQSLVEGTPVASSDEMFDRYGVKRVW, encoded by the coding sequence ATGAATCTGTTACTAGACACGCAGGCGCTACTCTGGTTTGTGCTGGACGATCCCCGATTGAGCGGAAGGGCGCGGGAGAGCATCGTTGCCACAGATGGGTTGATTTTCGTCAGCCCGGCAAGTCTTTGGGAGATCGCCATCAAGATCAGTCTGGGCAAGTATGCGCTACCGGCGCCTTTTGCAGCGTTCTGGGATGATCAGTTGCTGACCAACAACTTTACCCTCTTGTCCATCTCTATGTCACACACCGCACGGGTTGTGGATTTACCCTTTCATCACCGCGACCCGTTCGACCGTTTGATCATTGCCCAGTCGCTGGTGGAAGGGACTCCAGTGGCGAGCAGCGATGAAATGTTTGATCGTTATGGCGTGAAGCGGGTATGGTGA
- a CDS encoding DUF1016 family protein yields the protein MASKKHDLVKMERVPPVAAPLLLEDLRQMIEETRQGVATAVNAALTMLYWRIGKRINEEILKGARAEYGEQIVSTLSRQLEAEYGRGFSEKSLRHMLRFAEAFPDERIVSALMRQLSWTHFLSIIYLQDSLQRDFYAEMCRIEGWSTSTLQKKIGSMLYERTALSRKPEILIEQELAALRETDRLTPDLVFRDPYLLDFLGLKDTFAEKDLEAAILREMEAFILELGVGFAFLERQKRITVDGDDFYMDLLFFHRRLRRLVVIDLKMEEFKPAFKGQIELYLRWLDKHERQEGEDSPIGMILCAGKKQEQIELLELGSSGIHVAEYLTALPPKKLLEEKLHRAIALARKRLENQMEERIAENVAKLLVEE from the coding sequence ATGGCGAGCAAAAAACATGACCTGGTGAAAATGGAACGTGTGCCGCCCGTAGCAGCGCCTCTGCTTCTGGAAGATCTCCGGCAGATGATCGAGGAGACCAGGCAAGGTGTCGCTACTGCGGTCAATGCTGCCCTGACCATGCTTTACTGGCGCATCGGCAAACGCATCAACGAGGAGATTCTCAAAGGCGCACGGGCCGAATATGGCGAGCAGATTGTCTCTACACTGTCGAGACAATTGGAGGCAGAGTATGGGCGGGGATTCTCCGAAAAAAGCCTACGCCACATGTTGCGGTTTGCCGAGGCATTTCCCGACGAACGAATTGTCTCAGCACTGATGAGACAATTGAGCTGGACCCATTTCCTCTCTATCATCTACCTTCAGGATTCCCTTCAGCGCGACTTCTACGCCGAGATGTGCCGGATTGAAGGATGGTCAACAAGCACCCTCCAGAAGAAGATCGGTTCCATGCTCTACGAACGCACGGCGCTGTCGCGCAAGCCGGAGATACTCATCGAACAGGAGCTGGCGGCGCTGCGAGAGACCGATCGGCTCACCCCCGACCTAGTGTTTCGCGACCCCTATCTACTGGATTTTCTTGGCCTCAAGGACACTTTTGCCGAAAAAGACCTGGAGGCGGCCATCCTGCGCGAGATGGAAGCCTTTATTCTGGAACTGGGCGTTGGCTTCGCCTTCCTCGAACGCCAAAAGCGCATCACCGTGGATGGCGACGATTTCTATATGGACCTGCTCTTCTTCCATCGACGCTTACGCCGCCTGGTGGTGATCGACCTGAAGATGGAGGAGTTCAAGCCCGCCTTCAAGGGGCAGATAGAACTCTACCTGCGCTGGCTCGACAAGCACGAGCGGCAGGAAGGGGAAGACTCACCCATCGGCATGATCCTCTGCGCCGGCAAGAAACAGGAGCAGATCGAACTGCTGGAACTGGGTAGCTCTGGCATCCATGTCGCCGAATACCTCACTGCCCTGCCGCCCAAAAAACTGCTGGAAGAGAAACTGCATCGGGCCATTGCCCTCGCTCGCAAACGGCTGGAGAATCAGATGGAAGAGCGGATCGCCGAGAATGTGGCCAAGTTGCTGGTGGAGGAATGA
- a CDS encoding restriction endonuclease subunit S, whose protein sequence is MKIPQRPLSQVAAITMGTSPKGDTYNQDGTGLPLLNGPTEFGPTYPNCTLFTTDSKRECRPGDLIFCVRGSTTGRMNWADRVYSLGRGVCSIRGETKIDTRFIKYCLDWKLEALLKYAGGGTFPNLTQNSIREFEIPFPRHRRKIATILSAYDDLIENNLRRIKILEEMAQNLYREWFVKFRFPGHRHARFTDSPLGPIPEGWEVQRLGEVLELNYGKALKQEDRRGGDVPVYGSSGVVGHHDVPLVNGPGIVVGRKGNVGSIFWSDEDFYPIDTAYFVTSKMPLRFLFYDLQTKNFLNNDAAVPGLNRNQAYSLETVTPPTDILTWFCQFADDFERQAAVLRLQNTTLRRTRDLLLPKLISGAVDVSELDIAVGEEATA, encoded by the coding sequence ATGAAGATTCCGCAAAGACCTCTCTCGCAGGTTGCCGCAATAACGATGGGTACATCACCCAAGGGTGATACCTACAATCAAGATGGCACGGGCTTGCCGCTGCTTAATGGTCCAACGGAGTTTGGCCCCACCTATCCGAATTGCACTCTGTTTACCACAGATTCGAAGAGGGAGTGTAGACCCGGCGATCTAATATTCTGTGTGCGTGGGTCAACCACGGGTCGAATGAATTGGGCGGATCGCGTCTATTCTCTTGGTCGCGGTGTCTGCTCCATACGTGGTGAAACCAAGATTGATACTCGATTCATCAAATACTGCCTCGACTGGAAATTGGAGGCTCTTCTCAAGTACGCTGGCGGGGGAACTTTTCCTAACCTCACTCAAAATTCAATCCGCGAGTTTGAAATTCCTTTTCCTAGACATAGACGCAAAATCGCCACCATCCTCTCCGCCTACGACGACCTGATCGAGAACAACCTGCGCCGCATCAAGATTCTGGAGGAGATGGCGCAGAATCTCTACCGCGAGTGGTTCGTCAAGTTCCGCTTCCCCGGCCACCGGCACGCCCGCTTCACCGATTCTCCCCTTGGTCCGATTCCGGAGGGGTGGGAGGTGCAAAGGCTTGGCGAAGTATTGGAATTAAACTACGGCAAAGCATTAAAGCAGGAAGACCGACGTGGAGGCGATGTGCCTGTGTATGGCTCAAGCGGTGTTGTCGGCCATCACGACGTACCGCTCGTCAACGGCCCTGGTATTGTCGTTGGGCGCAAGGGCAATGTCGGAAGCATCTTCTGGTCCGACGAGGATTTCTACCCTATCGACACGGCCTATTTCGTCACATCGAAAATGCCTTTACGTTTTCTGTTCTACGATCTCCAGACGAAGAACTTCCTCAACAACGACGCTGCCGTGCCGGGCTTGAATCGCAACCAAGCCTACTCACTCGAAACGGTGACGCCACCAACGGACATATTGACATGGTTCTGCCAATTTGCCGATGACTTCGAGCGGCAAGCCGCAGTTCTGCGCCTTCAAAATACCACCCTCCGCCGCACCCGCGACCTGCTGCTGCCCAAGCTCATCTCCGGCGCGGTGGATGTGTCGGAATTGGACATCGCGGTTGGCGAGGAGGCTACAGCATGA